From Gemmatimonadaceae bacterium, a single genomic window includes:
- a CDS encoding flagellar motor protein MotB, producing MAKGDKKQIIIIKKKKKGHAAHHGGSWKVAYADFVTAMMAFFMVMWILGMDQNLRNSIEGYFSNPVGFKKGYTAGKSPISSGSSPGMVKTTPIKLVTRQDEQLELSKMGGRIKSKLKEAGLSAIGDRVEIIETNMGLRIELSEDSSGQQFFATASSQMTDKMRKTLQVVATELSPLRNSVIIEGHTDAAQYAGLYSNWELSADRANAARRVMEEAGLAGSRVLEVRGMADRQLRNPENPLDPKNRRISIFLPFESNPDSGTVVMPRPIGPPGTTG from the coding sequence GTGGCCAAGGGCGACAAGAAGCAGATCATCATCATCAAGAAGAAGAAAAAGGGCCACGCCGCTCATCACGGAGGTTCGTGGAAGGTGGCGTACGCCGACTTCGTGACGGCGATGATGGCCTTCTTCATGGTGATGTGGATTCTGGGCATGGATCAGAATCTTCGAAATTCGATCGAGGGCTACTTCTCGAACCCGGTCGGCTTCAAGAAGGGCTACACGGCCGGCAAGAGCCCGATCTCGTCCGGCTCGTCGCCCGGCATGGTGAAAACCACGCCCATCAAGCTCGTGACGCGACAGGACGAACAGCTCGAGCTGTCGAAGATGGGCGGACGCATCAAGTCGAAGCTCAAGGAAGCCGGCTTGTCGGCGATCGGCGATCGTGTCGAGATCATCGAGACGAACATGGGGCTGCGCATCGAGCTGTCCGAGGACTCGAGCGGACAGCAGTTCTTCGCGACGGCCTCGTCCCAGATGACCGACAAGATGCGGAAGACGCTCCAGGTCGTCGCGACGGAGTTGTCGCCCCTTCGCAACTCGGTGATCATCGAGGGGCACACCGACGCGGCGCAGTACGCCGGGCTCTACTCGAACTGGGAGCTCTCGGCGGATCGCGCGAATGCGGCGCGGCGCGTGATGGAGGAAGCAGGACTCGCGGGTTCGCGCGTGCTCGAAGTGCGCGGCATGGCGGATAGACAGTTGCGCAATCCGGAAAATCCGCTCGATCCGAAGAACCGGCGTATTTCGATCTTCCTGCCGTTCGAGAGCAATCCGGACAGCGGCACGGTCGTGATGCCGCGACCGATCGGGCCGCCGGGGACGACAGGGTAA
- a CDS encoding HDOD domain-containing protein, whose amino-acid sequence MSTVFVARQPIFELGRGLFGYELLYRRDASVQGADGEDGYMSAEVISASMLGIGLRSLTNGGLAFINFSRAQLMNESWTLFEPGDVVIELLESIVHDHETIAACQRMVEAGYRLALDDYIYSEETAPLLDLATIVKIDVLDRPLDEIEAVAKHLKRAGIRLLAERVETAAVRDACTRMGFQLFQGYLFSKPETLSKEDVSAGQLAIMRLLNLLQDPATPDAHIEKAFAADVALSYKLLRIVNAASVGGRGITSISHAIRLVGRETLHRWLAVILVASLGGQGDVTHEMALTAITRARMCELVASSAHARSGGSAFIVGLLSLLDVLLEVPMDKILSRLELSDEVRNALLKRGGPLGTPLQLVESYEKANWDEARGLADDVPLEDEVLPTLYMDALHWAAQQMGDNA is encoded by the coding sequence ATGAGCACCGTCTTCGTCGCTCGGCAGCCGATCTTCGAGTTGGGCCGCGGATTGTTTGGCTACGAGCTGTTGTACCGGCGCGACGCTAGCGTACAGGGAGCCGACGGGGAAGATGGCTACATGAGCGCCGAGGTCATCTCGGCCTCGATGCTCGGCATTGGTCTACGCAGTCTGACGAACGGCGGATTGGCCTTCATCAACTTCTCGCGCGCCCAGCTCATGAACGAAAGCTGGACGTTGTTCGAGCCCGGCGACGTCGTCATCGAGCTCCTCGAGAGCATCGTGCACGATCACGAAACGATCGCCGCGTGCCAACGCATGGTGGAAGCCGGCTATCGTCTCGCTCTCGACGACTACATCTACTCCGAAGAAACGGCTCCCCTCCTCGATCTCGCGACGATCGTCAAGATCGACGTGCTCGATCGCCCGCTCGACGAGATCGAGGCGGTGGCAAAGCATCTCAAGCGCGCCGGCATCAGGCTGCTCGCCGAACGTGTGGAGACGGCCGCCGTTCGCGATGCGTGCACGCGCATGGGCTTTCAGCTCTTCCAGGGCTACCTGTTCAGCAAGCCCGAGACGTTGTCGAAGGAAGACGTCTCGGCCGGACAGCTCGCGATCATGCGGCTGCTCAATTTGCTGCAGGATCCCGCGACGCCGGACGCGCACATCGAGAAGGCGTTCGCGGCCGACGTCGCGCTGTCGTACAAGCTGCTGCGCATCGTCAACGCCGCGTCGGTGGGCGGGCGTGGCATCACGTCCATCTCGCACGCGATTCGACTGGTTGGCCGCGAGACGCTCCACCGCTGGCTCGCCGTGATTCTCGTCGCATCGCTCGGCGGGCAGGGCGACGTGACGCACGAGATGGCCCTCACCGCCATCACCCGCGCGCGGATGTGCGAGCTCGTGGCGTCCAGCGCGCACGCGCGCTCCGGTGGCTCGGCATTCATTGTCGGCCTGCTGTCGCTGCTCGACGTGCTGCTCGAAGTCCCGATGGATAAAATTTTATCTCGCCTCGAGCTCTCGGACGAAGTCCGCAACGCCCTGCTCAAGCGCGGCGGACCGCTCGGCACGCCGCTTCAGCTCGTGGAATCGTACGAAAAAGCGAACTGGGACGAGGCAAGGGGGCTCGCGGACGACGTGCCGCTCGAGGACGAAGTGCTGCCGACGCTCTACATGGACGCGCTGCATTGGGCCGCGCAGCAGATGGGCGACAACGCGTAA